The Ruminococcaceae bacterium KH2T8 genomic sequence CAAGGTCAAGGGCTATGCTTTTGACATCGAGATCCTTGCTCTTGCCGCTCAGCAGAAAGCAGTAATCATCGAGATGCCCGTCGAGGTCAACTATACAAGGGCCGAATCCTTCAGCAGGATCAGGGTATCCGACATCGTAAAGATGTTTACCGATACGATCGCTATCTGGTGGAATATAAAAGTAGTAAAGAAGTATAATCAGAAATAAGTAAGACAGAAAGGGGCACACGATGAAGTGTCTGATCCTGGCAGGCGGTAAGGGCGAAAGGCTCTGGCCCCTATCAAGAGCCAACTACCCTAAGCAGTTCATACAGGTGCGCAGGAATCACTCATCCTTCCAGGATACGGTGGCGCGCAATATCCCTTTCTGCGACGAATTCATAATCGTAACGAGCATCGAATACAGGTTCATCATCGCCGATCAGATGAGAGCCTTCCAGGGAATATCCTACAGATGCGTATATGAAGAGACCCCGAGAAGGACAAATGCGTCAGTCGTATTATCGACCATGATGCTCCAGCCTTCCGAATATGTATTCGTAGTATCTTCGGACCTTCTGATCGAAGCCGATAACGGTTATCGTGATGCGATATTAAAGGCTAAGAAGTCGGCATCTCAGGGTAATATCAGCATATTTGCCATCCCCGAAGACGAATCGGATTTCAGCAGTAAGTACGGATATATTTCGGGACTTAACGATGATAAGTCTGAGATGAGATACATCGAGAAGCCGGCCGACAGGAGCCTTCTGGGTAGTGATATCTACAGGAACCTCGGCATGATGCTCTTCAGGGCCGGAGATCTTCTGAACGAAGTATCAAGGATCGACGGCGATCTTTTTGCAGCATATAAGAACAGCTTTTCCAAAAGGAAGTTCGACAGCGGTAACCTCATCCTTTCAAAGGATATGCTCGAGCCGCTCCCCGCAGTGTCCGTTGAGCATTTCGTACTCGAAAATACCGACAGGCTCAGTGCCGTTGTATCGGGATTCAGCTGGAACGAGCTTACGGACCTGGAAGATCTGGCACTTGTTTCGGATAATGACCTCGGCATCAGTGTCATGAGCGAAAGCGACAGGAGCATCGTCATAAATGACTCCGCTGATAGGGCAGTAGTAGTAAACGGTGTCGAAGACGTTATCGTAGTAAATACGGAAGATGCGGTCTATGTCGGTAAGAGGGGCGACAGCAGTTCGGTAAAGGGCGTGCTCTTTGATAATCCCGTTATCCGACCTTTCGTTCAGAAAGGCGTAACTTCCTACAGACAGTGGGGTTTCTTTACAGTTCTCGAAAGCGATGACACACATTATATAAGACGCGTAACGGTAAGACCCGGAAGAACTATCTATTCACATAGTCACGGTAACAGGACCGAGAACTGGGTGGTATTGAGCGGCAAGTCCCATATCGTCATGAACGGTGAAAAGTCGGTAAGAGAAGCTCCTTTCTCCCTGATCGTTCCCGAGAATACTGAGCACCAGATCTCCAATATCGGCGACACTGATCTCGAGTTCATTGAAGTCACATACGGTGAAGGACTGCTCCTTGAGGAGAATCTCCCGAGAACCTCTAAGGACATCGGTGAAGCTACGCTCGGTGTTTCAAATGAACAGGTCATAAAGCTCAGGCCCGCTTTCAAGGATTACCTTTGGGGCGGCAGCAGGCTTCGCACGGAATATAAGATGAAGTGCGATTACGATAATATCGCGGAGGCTTGGATACTCTCGGCTCATCCGGATGGTCAGTCCACCGTCGCATCGGGCAAGCATGCGGGACTTTTCTTAAGCCAGTATATCGATACGGTAGGTAAGGATGTACTCGGCTGGAAGTGTTCTCACCTTGAGGATTTCCCGCTCCTTATAAAGCTCATCGACGCCGCTCAGGATCTGTCCGTTCAGGTGCACCCCGACGATGACTACGCGATGGCGAATGAGTCTCAGTACGGCAAGAATGAGATGTGGTATGTCATCGACTGCGAAGAAGGCTCGGGTCTTTATGTCGGGTTTAATAAGGACGTGACCGAAGAGGAGCTTCGCTCGAAGATCGCAGACGGAACAGTCACGGAGATCTTGAACTTTGTTCCCACGCATCCCGGTGACGTATTCTTCATCCCGGCAGGAACGGTCCATGCGATCGGCAAGGGCAACCTGATCTTAGAAGTTCAGCAGAGCAGCACATGTACATACAGACTTTACGACTTCGACCGAAAGGATAAGTTCGGCAACTGCCGCGAGCTTCATATCGATAAGGCGATGGCCGTGATCGACATGAAGAGATATGTTCCTTTCGAATCCGAAAGCGGCGGTAATACAGTCTGCAGATGCAAGTATTTCGAGAGCCTTATCTACGATATCTCGAAGGATGCTCCCGAGACGATCATCAGGGATGAGAGCCGATTCGAGTCGCTGGTAGTAATAAAAGGAACCTGTACCGTCAGTGCG encodes the following:
- a CDS encoding mannose-6-phosphate isomerase, class I/mannose-1-phosphate guanylyltransferase/mannose-6-phosphate isomerase,TIGR01479 codes for the protein MKCLILAGGKGERLWPLSRANYPKQFIQVRRNHSSFQDTVARNIPFCDEFIIVTSIEYRFIIADQMRAFQGISYRCVYEETPRRTNASVVLSTMMLQPSEYVFVVSSDLLIEADNGYRDAILKAKKSASQGNISIFAIPEDESDFSSKYGYISGLNDDKSEMRYIEKPADRSLLGSDIYRNLGMMLFRAGDLLNEVSRIDGDLFAAYKNSFSKRKFDSGNLILSKDMLEPLPAVSVEHFVLENTDRLSAVVSGFSWNELTDLEDLALVSDNDLGISVMSESDRSIVINDSADRAVVVNGVEDVIVVNTEDAVYVGKRGDSSSVKGVLFDNPVIRPFVQKGVTSYRQWGFFTVLESDDTHYIRRVTVRPGRTIYSHSHGNRTENWVVLSGKSHIVMNGEKSVREAPFSLIVPENTEHQISNIGDTDLEFIEVTYGEGLLLEENLPRTSKDIGEATLGVSNEQVIKLRPAFKDYLWGGSRLRTEYKMKCDYDNIAEAWILSAHPDGQSTVASGKHAGLFLSQYIDTVGKDVLGWKCSHLEDFPLLIKLIDAAQDLSVQVHPDDDYAMANESQYGKNEMWYVIDCEEGSGLYVGFNKDVTEEELRSKIADGTVTEILNFVPTHPGDVFFIPAGTVHAIGKGNLILEVQQSSTCTYRLYDFDRKDKFGNCRELHIDKAMAVIDMKRYVPFESESGGNTVCRCKYFESLIYDISKDAPETIIRDESRFESLVVIKGTCTVSAGDSEVVLEAGECAFLNAGDSSVVLSGDCKVMLCRV